A stretch of the Xyrauchen texanus isolate HMW12.3.18 chromosome 20, RBS_HiC_50CHRs, whole genome shotgun sequence genome encodes the following:
- the npas4l gene encoding LOW QUALITY PROTEIN: neuronal PAS domain-containing protein 4-like (The sequence of the model RefSeq protein was modified relative to this genomic sequence to represent the inferred CDS: inserted 4 bases in 3 codons; deleted 1 base in 1 codon) — protein sequence MSVGCSTSERRVSARRQTLNACKRVRSTKGASKARRDHINGEIRTLRALLPISSEDQEQLSYLHSMSLICTFIRKSVMLQGTHTHDSSGTSLPCETFLQTLXGFIVALSRDGTLLYVSETVCDYLGLSMVDVLQGDSFYDMIDGHDVETVQELLRDADASAELSLVCRMRTSKVFRSQLGSCCSMLVRGRFLAGSPNSSLFVALCTPTADRLKDGEIHSDSMCFQTLHTADMSFSRVPYCVVFHLGFSAEELIGQSWYRLLHPDDLTASASCHERLTGDDGDSEVQLVVRLQCKDLSWLWIYTRATIDPDKQLITCANHVISEAEAVYLRQKLYSSVCPXRSSSMKRHGESDGSRRKIQRVSENTDQYSRSSVTIEDQPAFFSTPPYSPTSSHSSDFLSEVSDPFEQLICDWSSASESYNFSTASSPASSHDEAFPLDVLSLASHLYSDSPAHMPVCVTDTHLVPVYQPDGVFHQEEFSLFPLTQTPGRSSTHSDHDDARLLTRSXSPSAELHFRYSPTERHEISILAHQICSLANNFDVYGTPESLPANFALCWLPVTSQPTGPEPLLDERVIESFLQDLDVISEKQPDCVWNELQGVLAGAGAQLQTLSVGMLKHTGPLESFSSETGISTHDELNQLNHVLYDATNRDGLAEESMY from the exons ATGAGCGTCGGCTGCAGCACGAGCGAAAGACGCGTCTCCGCGCGACGTCAGACTCTCAACGCGTGCAAACGCGTCAG GTCAACTAAAGGGGCATCTAAAGCCCGTCGAGACCACATCAATGGAGAGATCCGGACCCTC CGGGCACTGTTGCCCATCTCCTCTGAAGACCAGGAGCAGCTGTCGTACCTGCACTCCATGTCTCTCATCTGTACCTTCATCAGGAAGTCTGTGATGCTCCAAGGTACTCATACACAT GACAGCAGCGGCACTTCCCTGCCGTGCGAGACTTTCCTGCAAACGT CCGGATTCATTGTTGCTTTGAGCAGAGACGGGACGCTGCTGTATGTGTCTGAAACTGTGTGTGACTATCTGGGCCTGTCCATG GTGGACGTGCTTCAAGGAGACTCGTTCTATGATATGATAGACGGCCATGATGTGGAAACTGTGCAAGAGCTTTTGAGAGACGCCGACGCTTCAGCAG AGCTCAGTTTGGTGTGCCGGATGAGAACATCGAAAGTGTTCCGGAGCCAGTTGGGCAGCTGCTGCTCCATGTTGGTGAGGGGGCGTTTCCTGGCCGGATCTCCGAACTCCTCGCTGTTCGTGGCTCTCTGTACGCCCACCGCAGACAGACTGAAGGACGGAGAGATTCACAGCGACTCCATGTGCTTCCAAACTCTCCACACGGCAGATATGAGCTTCAGTCGCGTCCCCTACTG TGTCGTCTTCCACCTGGGTTTCTCCGCGGAAGAGCTGATTGGCCAGTCGTGGTACCGCCTCCTGCACCCTGATGACCTCACAGCCAGTGCGTCCTGCCACGAGCGTCTCA CAGGAGACGACGGAGACTCAGAAGTGCAGCTGGTTGTCAGACTGCAGTGTAAAGATCTGTCATGGCTCTGGATCTACACGCGGGCAACTATAGATCCAGACAAACAACTGATCACCTGCGCCAACCACGTGATCAG TGAAGCGGAGGCCGTGTATCTCAGACAGAAGCTCTACAGCAGTGTGTGTCC GCGCTCGAGCTCAATGAAGAGACACGGAGAGAGCGACGGGTCAAGAAGGAAGATCCAGAGAGTCTCTGAGAACACTGATCAATACAGCCGATCATCTGTCACTATTGAAGACCAGCCCGCGTTCTTCTCCACCCCTCCATACAGCCCCACTTCCTCTCACTcttctgacttcctgtctgaagtATCCGATCCGTTTGAGCAGCTTATATGTGACTGGAGTTCTGCTTCTGAATCGTATAATTTCTCTACAGCGAGTTCTCCGGCGAGTTCTCACGATGAGGCGTTCCCTCTTGACGTGTTGAGTTTGGCGTCTCACTTGTACTCTGACTCGCCCGCTCACATGCCCGTCTGTGTGACTGATACCCACCTGGTGCCCGTGTATCAGCCTGACGGTGTTTTCCACCAAGAGGAGTTCAGTTTGTTTCCCTTGACCCAAACACCAGGGCGCTCCAGCACTCATTCAGACCACGACGATGCCAGGCTGCTCACCCGGA CGTCGCCTAGCGCCGAGCTACACTTCCGCTACAGCCCGACGGAAAGGCATGAAATCAGCATCCTCGCCCATCAGATCTGCTCACTCGCCAACAACTTTGACGTGTACGGCACACCGGAGTCACTTCCTGCCAACTTTGCCCTCTGCTGGCTGCCTGTAACCTCACAGCCAACCGGACCCGAGCCGCTACTGGACGAGAGAGTCATAGAGAGCTTTCTGCAAGATCTCGATGTGATCTCAGAGAAACAGCCCGACTGTGTTTGGAATGAGCTGCAGGGCGTCCTGGCGGGCGCAGGTGCCCAGCTTCAGACTCTCTCTGTGGGCATGCTGAAACACACAGGACCCCTCGAGTCGTTCTCATCAGAGACAGGCATCAGCACACACGACGAGTTGAATCAACTCAATCACGTTCTGTATGATGCCACCAACCGAG ATGGACTTGCCGAAGAATCCATGTACTAA